GGTCAAATCATGAATGTGGGAAAGCAATTTTGTTACTTTCCGGAAAAGTGTTTGCAATGGTAGTAGAACAATAGTATAATTATGCAATGGTAAtattgcagatttttatttttctgaaagcaaatattaaaaaatggtCAGTTGTAATTGCATAATCTTGCTTCACTGCTATTGGGAATATATATCCCACTATTTCAGTAGTAGATCTCTAAATCTTTCCTGAGAATCTGCTTTTATCTGTCCAGTTTGACTGCAAGTTTAGTattctttggaggaaaaaaaaaaaaaaaaagtgttgttgCTTCCTGGCTTTTCAACACCATTATTTAGGGttcagaacaaaaatgtaaaatctaATGAAACTCAAAGGCATTATTTAATTAGCAATATAAGCATGCCTGGTGTTTTGCACTATTTTGTGTAGCTGTAAAAAGTCCCCATTCTAAACTGTTCTTTATTCTGTGAGGCTTTTCCAGGTGGTTTtaccttgtttgttttttaattttctgtagaaCTGTTTGTTCAAGACCTATTAGGAGATTGGTCTTACAAATTGCTGGGAATAGTAGGATTCTACTGATTGCGTAGTTGTTAAGTAGCTGTGGCCATGTGGTGATTGTCTGGGCACAGTCCTCCTCAAGCTTGTGGGCATTCCCagtttatttgaataaaattcCATGTCTTTGTTTGCATAGGTTGTACTGTGTGCAAGTTCCTAtgcgtgtatatatatattatatatgtaaaatacaatttttgttACTATGTTATGCTACTTTGTATTGTCTACAAGAAATTGTAAGTTTTCTATAGCTATGTTGAAGCTGAATACAATGGGTGTTACTCTATAATTTAAAATTTGATAGCTGGAGAATAGATTCTAATTATGTATTTAAAGATTAATGtcttgaaataaattaatactGCTTGATGTTTGAACAGGGTATATAAAGGATCCCAGGTATCCTGAAGTAGACAGGTAAGGTGTGTTCATGCTATTCTTATGTCCTGGTAACTTGTCCGAATGGATAACGTGAATTTAGTTCTGCAAATTTTTATTCCCAACAGACGATTTTCAGGAGTTCGACGAGATGTGTTTTTAAATGGGGTAAGTTTGTGCATGCtgatgtcaggggaagttccTATATTCAGCTTTCGGCAGTTCTGAAGAACTCCTGTCACAAATATTAATATCCCTATCTTTCATTTTAGTCCTACAATGATTACGTGAGGGAATTCCACAACATGGGACCACCACCACCATGGCAAGGAATGGTTTGTGTCTTATTCAactttgcctttttctgcaaAGCATGGCTTTTCTGTACCCTGCTATAGAAGCCTAGTGCATCCAATCTGTGCTCAACCCTTCCCTTTTTCTAAAATGTAGCTCTGCTGTAAATGCTGTAATTTATATCAgctatttgtatttttactttACTCTCACTAGTAGTCTGTCATTCTAGTCAGTAGTACAGCAGTGAGAACATGACTAATCTTGAACCTGCAGGGAGCTCTAAGCTCAGAGGAGACAACAGCCCCTTCTTTTAGCCCACACAAGAGGGTGCAACAAAATTTTATGTTCAACTAAAGATTTGTAGTAATGGGTTTTCTTTCAGACAGTAGGTGTTTCAGAACTGGACTTGCTGCATAGGATCATGGCATGTTGAGGTGTTACACAGTGGCTTGCTTTCGGTTAGGGCAGTGAAGCATGTGGAAAAATAGCTGAGCACACTGAACAGcatgatgaaaataaaacatactgcactaaaatgcatttctttccctGTCCAGGTGAGCATATATGTGAATACATGTACTTGCAGTTACGTACATTGAAATTAATTACTTAAGTACTTAAATTCAGCTTTGGTTTCTTCATCCAGTGaggaaaaagtcattttaaCTAGTTACTTTGTTATGACCTAGAGTGAGGGTCATGATTTTGTGTAGCTGTAACAAGTCTTCTGGCTCTTGTGTATATTGTGGAAGCAAAAGGATTTGTGGTATGTGGAGATACCTCTCATTTTTGCTCGTCTGAGGCACAGCTCTGACTTCTtacaactgaaagaaatgaacaaagttGTTAGACTTGGTGTGGTTTATCAAGCGCAGCTAAACCTCCAgattttcctgtcatttttccctttccattaAGCATGCTGCATAAATATTGTGAAAGCCAGTGCTTCCACGTATTTGTTTTGTGAACAGGAGTGCAAGCCAAGATGCTTCAGTAATATCTGAAAGAAATGATTTGATCACTTAAAGAAGTGGAGTAAAACAGCAAATAGATGCcttgttttaaatattaataatataatcAACTAGCATTTTGTTGAATAGTTTGCCTTGCAGAGTAAGCTTATTCATGTAAAACAGTATGTATGTGTAGCCATGGCACTGAAAAGAATCTGAGAATAATTTACTAGTTTGGACAAAAGATTTATGgattgttattaaaaaaaaaaaaaaattatagttAACAGAACTAAGTAACAAAAGTTTACTTACAGTATCATCTTAAGGTAGATATGGGAAGAGGTTATATTTTGGATCTGGGCAGGATGTTCCctgaacttctgaaaaatcagtGGTAGAGCAATGATAAAGCACGCATGCTTCATGAGAAATAACCTATTACATCTGATCACAGCCTAATAATTGTGTATTTGGATGTTTGTATTTCCTCCTGAATGAAAGTAACCTCTGCTGTGTATTCCCTGTGCTACATTTTGTGTACATACCTTTGTTTTGGAACATTAAACAGACTGCCTTTAACTTTCTTGTAGCCACCGTATCCAGGTATGGAGCAGCCACCACACCATCCTTACTATCAGCACCATGCACCTCCACCTCAAGCTCACCCTCCATACTCAGGACATCATCCTGTACCACATGAAGCAAGATATAGAGACAAACGAGTAGTAAGTGTCCAAAAAGACAAGGGAAGGCAAGTCTGCAGTTTAGGTTAGAAATGGGAGGAATTTGGGGTACAGATGTAGGTAGCCTACCCTGAAACATGTTGACTTGGACAATACAGatcttaaaaatgcagttttcttttgaaagataCTTAGTCAAACTATATGAGTTATTTTCAGTACTGTTGAAAAGCTTCTCTTCCAGGTCATGTAGAAGTGAAACATTACCAGAATGTGGCATTAAACTGACATGTCTGCTTAAAATTGGCATACAGTTGTCGAGTTGTGAACTCCTTGTTGAAGCTCAGTTTGAATAAGGATGTACCCTTCTATAATTGCATGCAGTCATGCacaaaaagaaacttttctgtTAATGGAGAGTTCTATAACTCTTAAAGGCACATCAAAAACTAGAGTAGATTGTTGAAAACTTCTGATTGTTGAGCTGTCCTCAAAAGCTGTTTAGCTTTCAGATCTCCTGCTGGTATCTGACATTTGAACCTCATTTTACTCCATGCACACTAGAAACACAGACGTATGGTGCTGCCCTGAAGATGACAGAAGAAACTTGTACTGATGGATGCATGttttcagttgatttttttttttggtggttgttttgttttcaattattaCTTTCATATTGGGCTTTCCGAAGAGTTACAGCCAGTCCTGTGGATAAGGACAGGGAGGGAATTTTCATctggcaaagaaaataaacagctgtCCTTTCATCACAGCACGACTATGACATGAGGGTAGACGACTTTCTTCGCCGCACACAAGCAGTTGTCAGCGGTCGGAGAAGCAGGCCTCGAGAGAGGGATCGAGAGCGGGAACGGGACCGGCCTAGAGATAATAGAAGAGACAGAGAACGTGACAGAGGCCGTGAtagggaaagggagagagagaggattTGTGACCGGGACAGagacagaggagaaagaggTAGATACCGAAGATAATCTGTTTAGAACCAGTGCTCACTTGAAACAAAAAGagcttgtatttttttgtgtgtttacaagtagtacattttattttcagctctctACTTAAAGTTCATTGTGTAGAAAGATTTATAATGACCCTCTTTATTCCAAGCATGCAGTGAACTGTGAACTGGAAAAACTCAGTTTGGCCAAAACTAAATACGCAAAGCTGACACTTGACAATTCTATTGGAGCAGAATGGAAAACAGTCAAGAATGTACATACTGATTCTCAGTGAGTGTTCATCTACTTAGTAACTTCATTCTAGGTTTTTGAATACTGATGGAAAActgccatatatatatatattttttttttgctttgatgttttcttcctgtagTTTCACATGGTTCTGTGGGAGAATGCTGCTATCAAGTATGCAAATATTAAGAATGATTTTTGACTGACTGGCGGTGCCAtagcagctttcttcttttcttgtttttaactgtCTGTAAAGTCAAGtgttttttcagtcttcagtaATGAAAGCAATATTAAAAAGACAATATTGATATCtaatttttaacctttttttaaaaaaaaaatctgcccgTGTTCAGTAACATTTTGGTCAATTATCTTGTCTAGTCTCCTTCCAAAATGTACACATTGCTTGGAATGTTCACAACCTGCGTGTGTGGAACAGGAAATATTGCTGTACTCTACATTGctaccatttctttttttatataaaaataaattggtaACTGTTGAAATGGTTGATGCTCCAGACTGAGTTTCTTGATCTTCTAAGCTTGCCTGCTTTCCTAGAATGTGGCTGTTCCAGGAAAGTATTGAGAAAATTGTTTGAAGGTAAATGCATTAAGTGAAATTGAGCAAGAAACATGAAGCAAAAAGGtaactgtgttttctgtttcctcaaTGAGGTAGTTGATTAACGCAACTCATGCAGCTAATCAAAGTTAAGGTCCGACACTTCTAACTTAAAATGATCTCCGTGCTATTAACAGGCTGTTCTCAGCCGCAACCGTATCTCTCCTGTATCTTCCTTGTACAGATTACTGCATCACTTGTTATTTCTTGTAAATAGAAACTATTTCAATCTAAATGCTAACGGTATAGAACTGCGAAGAAAGGTAAAAGTTATAGAGGACATTTCTCAGTTTCTGTAGCAGTTTTCTAGTTCTCAAAACCTGCATCTGTAGCACTGCCTTTGTGGACTTACTAATAACCTTTATGTTTTGTCTTCTGATTTAATTGTCAAGTTACAGCACACTCTTTGTAgtcctccagctctgcagcacagtaTACTTGAGCTGTTTTAACAGAACTGCAATATAGGATTTGCCAGTGTCGAGATTGTGGAAACAGATGCTTTTTTAGAACTGACAGTGTTTTAGGCTTTGTGTATTTCAGTCTATGCTTGTATAGTAAACATGAGTAAAAAGTGTGACCTCCATGTAGAAATGTTCTTTAAATGCCTCAAGAAGTTTAACATGTTAAACTCCCTCAAAACTGTGAACTGAGAGATGTGCAGTAGAATTAGATTGGGCTGTCAAATTGAGTGTGCTTATTGTGGCCAGTTTGAGATAAGCACCACAGACCACCTACATTCTCTGAGATATTTCATTGCTTCATTTGGAAATAATGGCTGCTGcaggttttgttggttttttttgtttgtttttaagcttgACTTAAATTCAGTGCTTGATAAGCCAAATTACTCTGAGTAAGTAGGAGTCTGgcagagggctgcaaagataaggagtctggagcatctcccatatgaggaaaggctgagtcaTCTGCTCAGCTTGGGGAAAACTGAAGGGGGATCTGAttgatgtttataaatatctaaaaagaGGGGAGAGGCAAACTGATGAGGTCAGGCTATTCTCAGTGTTGTGTAGCGATagaacaaggagcaatggcTTAAAACTTGAATGTAGGgagttccatacaaacatgcagaagaacttttcctgtgctctgtcagcTTCCTGTAGAGGTTGCCCAGAGCGGTTGCAGAATCTCCTGCtatgaagatattcaagacaCATCTAGGTGCGTACCTATGTGACTTACTGTAGGGAACAtgctttagcaggagggttggactcaatctcttgaggtcccttccaacccttgtgATTGTGTGAATTGAAGTACCTTCTCAAATCTTCAAAGTGCAGAACACTGTATTTCCTGTATCATTTCCTGTATCCTTTGTTTGCTCTGTCTGACCAATGCCAAAATGTACCAAATATATGTTAGAAATCTTACTGTCCTTATCATCAGCAGAACTAGTATTCTCAGccagttttctgctttcaaagctGGATGATGAGGACTCGGTGATGAAGTATGGTGAAGCTGAGCTTCAAGAGTCAGCTGTACGAAGAGGTTTTGTGAAACCTTTCTGCTCTACGACCCGATTGTTGTGTGTTCACTGTTAACATGCTTCTGCACATCCTGTTATGACCATGTTGGATTCCTAGTTACCATGTGAAACACTAGTAAGCTTGTTCTAATCACTCTAGATTGGAAACCATTCACTTACAGTTTTGTGGAGGTTTTTGTATGAAGATATTTCAGTGGAACTGAAGCTGCTAACAAAGGAGACGATTAAAAAGTTAATATATTGAGGGGAACTTTATTATGTAAACAAAGGTAATTTTTCTTAGTCTGATTGAAAACAAATCTGCAACATCCAGAATACAACAAACATCAGTTAAAATCAAGGCATATTCTAAGTATGCTGGCATAACAGTCGAATAGCCTCGCCTTCAGCAGGAGGCCTGAATAGCATCAGTTTTCATCAGTAAGGTATCCTTAAATAGTTTCAGTAGTGCAACAGTGATTTAACATCACTGTCTGAGCCATAGGCAGCATTATTTTCCCACCAGTATTTTCAGACAAGAGAAGTAACTATTGCATTGTTCCCATGTGTGACATGACTACTTTGTTCTACCTCAAGGTTTTTCTGATTTGTCAGTTACTATGGCTCAGAGGATTTGTGGTTAACACAAGCATGTTACGTATAGGTTATTTTCACACACTTGTGGTGGTGTAATTGGAACGATGATGTGTGCAGTAGGAATCCAAGCCTACTGGATGGGAAAAAGGAGTGGTTCCCTGAGGAAAGGAAGCAGTTTCTCTACTGGTTTCAGGACTCAGATGAACTCTGATCTCCCATATAACACTAAGTAGTGCATTTGTAGAAAGGGATGAGATAATCTTCTTTAGACTTTggcagctccctgtcttttatGATGTTAGCCTTTCAGTTGGGTGTTTTTTTAAGAGCTTCACTGTTCAATCTGGAAAGGTATATAGGCAGGAGAGGTGTTTCGGTTTTGAATCACCAAGCATAGGTGTCTTTATGGGGGAGGACAGAGGCTAAGAAAACCAATTGCAGGACCACAGAAGGGCTGAATTTAAAAAGATTGCCAAACTAAATTTGAGAAGTTAGAGCAGCAATTATCATTTTAGGAGTACTGTGTGATCAGCTAACAGCTTCCCAAGGGATTAGACAGCTATAATTCAATGTTATAGAGGCCAAAAGTGATTTGCTGGCTTAGCAAGCAGCTCTCTAACTGCTTTTTTAGTACAACCCAGTTGAATGAGGTGCTTCATGATATGCGTAACTTAAAGCATATCTTAATAATTGTATTTACCAAGGAATATGCAGAAATGCTTTACTGAAGCAGTGTATGAGAAGAAAGACTGCTGATGGGATCAACATatctattctttcttttttttggtgacCCTACTACATTTTCTACAGCAAAACATGCAGCACTTGACAAGAATGAAGCCAGCAATGGCTGCACAGGTGAACAAGAATGCCAGAACATCCAGGCAGTGGTACTGGTACCAGGTAAGATGGTGAGCAGCTGGTCTCAAGTGCTTTGCTCCTTTGTGACGCATGACAAATTCAATCCAGAAGACAGCTCTCTCCAGAGGCTTAATTGGCTGGTCATGATGTATCTTGGAtaactttaaaatactttccttgtagctgaaaaaaacagacaggagatttgtcactgttttctgaaaacaacCCCGTTCCACCACTGGCTGTTGTCTTGAGGAAGGTaggaaattctgcttttactttcatcaacattatataaaaatatttgaaaccaGCCCTGTTTATTCCTATCTGCACAGAACTTGAGATACAAACTTTAATAGAGAAAGTCaatcttctgcaaagaaaaattatgcCAAATGATTCCGGTTACTCTGTAAAAAAGCAATGTAAACTTTATTACATCTGTTCAGGTATGTTGCTACAATAACCTAAGGATACTGGAGACTCAGATAAGAGAACTGCTACAGCTCCATACAGAGAATAGGTAGAACAACTTTGCATTTTCATGAAGTGTATCCAAAGAATTTATGCTAGCAGTGAACAGAGAATCATCTCAGGATGATTCAGGATTGCTCTGAAGCTATCTTTCTCAACGGAATCTTAAAATTCAATACAAAGTAGAATTGCTGGTCTCTCTTTTCTGAGAAGATGCTGATTCTTAgaaaaggtttggtttttttctctaAGACCCAAGTGCCAGCTACACAATATTCTGAGTTCCCAGAAGAGCCAACATGTCTCAGCACGTCATCAGCAACCCAAAGTTTAAATAACATTACTCTGGTGGAAGAATAAAACTCACGTAGAATTGTTAATGACTGTATTCACTGCATCGACTAGATCCTGCGTTGTCAGTGTGCCGAAATCCAGCTCAACTGCAGCTCCTTTTGCCCTCATGTGAGCAATGTTGTCATGCTGGTCAGCAAACATGGGAATCCCAACCATTGGGATTCCATGGTAAATAGCTTCATAGATTCCATTGGTCCCACCATGAGTAATGAAGGCCTTTGTCAAGGGATGGCCTGCAACAGGGAAGGTGAGACGTGTAGCAGCAGCAGGCCACATTCACAGGAGTATCAGAGCTATCAACTACAGGAGCAAATGCACCCTGACTTCCGGATGGGCACCAGAGCAGGCTCTCTTAGCTTAACTCGCACATTTGTGTTTGAATGCAGTATGTGAACTGGTATATCCCTCTAGACTATCGTAATATCTCAGCCTTTCTGTAGTCATGCTGTTATAGTTTTCACACTGGCTCAGGTTCATAATAGCCTCTTCTGCAGCCTTCTTGTTGACCTAAGATGCCTGATGTATTTTGAAGAATGTGCCCCGGAAATAAACTGCAGGGGATGAAGTCCAGAGCACATCCTTTCTTATtgaaatttcttatttctttcttattgaAATATTATTCTTATGTGGTTCTTAGTCCTTGCAGACTGATGTCACTAGGCTCTGTAAGACTAGGACTTTTCCTTAAGAGATCCATCTGTATAGCTAAGCTCAAATTGCTGCCTTCCTGAGCCACTGATCCCTACCCCTTTAGGGTATGGTTGTATCTTCCATGGTTCTTGTATAGCCCACTCACCATAAAGTCAAAAACAAACTATGAAATTATGGCTTCAAGAGCTAATCTCTGCTGCTTGAGGTACAGAAGTAACTGTAGCCATCAAGTGTTGGGGTTCTTTCACCCAAATAAGCCattttagcagaaaaataaaggaagtagCTTTTCCAAGGGTGTAATTCATCCCAGATAAAGTCAGTCTCACCGAGCAGGTCATTTTGGGGTATCCAGTCATAAATCTTGGTGTTGGAGCCCAGGGCGTCTGGTTTTTTACCTTTGTATCGCCAGAGAACCTTGAAGAAAGGCACACTGAGATAAACACTATGACTGCAGCATTATCTTCTGTGTTACTACGTGTAAAGCAGAGCATTATCTCAACATATTGACTCACATATTGTTTGTCAGTAATTCAAACAGCTTTGGCTCTAAGTTAGATCTTTGGTTAGTTATTTTGGCCCATGACATACCTCCGCACCATTTGGGTTGGGAATGAGGAGGAGGAATACCTTATTTCTACCTGAGATGACTCAGTAGTCTGTTTCTGCGAAGCCCAGCTTCTGGCCATGGGatttccagcagagatgcagataAAAATCAGACCAATCAAATGTAGGTTTGCTAAAGGAAGTGttagtgacaaaaaaaaaaaaggcaggttGTTTTATACTTGAAAGTAAACTCACTTTTTGTGGAAGCTGGCTGAGCGCTTTGGCAATCACATCACTTTTTTCCTTGGTTAGGTTGTAGACCATTGACCCGAGAGAAAATATCACAACGCCATGTTCCCCTGAACTCTGAACAAATTCTTCAATTTCCTAGGGGGTAGAAGGCATACGAACAGTAATCACACAATGCATATTACATGGATTATGTGAAGAGAGAGTATAATTTATTTAGTTTATTAAGAAGATGATCGTGGTGTTAAAAGCACCTCTGCTGACAGAATGCTATTGCAAAGATATACATTGCCCTCGGCAGAACAGGCAACTTCTCCCCAAGAAGGGGCAAGACAAGCGtcaaagcaagcagaagaaGCTTTATCTCTTTGAATGCAAGTCAGGAAGTTTCAGGAAACGTTTCTTTGAGAGCATAACCAGCAGGAATGGATCCTGGCACTGGAGTAAGAAGGCATACTCGGGCATCCTCCCTGGCATAGTTTGTCATGGTATGCAGACCTTCAGGGGGATACATTGCTGAAAACTGACAGGTTGTTGCAGCATCCTGAGTAGTCAAGTCACTGCTGTCACTTTGATAGCCAGTTCTGCATTTCCTGTAGTATAGCATGTATTGCTAACCAGACTTAACCTctgctattctatgattctatgatcttcctGTTCCTTCTTTGAGTTAGCGTCATGTGAAATGAAGTAATAGTATCCAAAGGGGAATGGCTATACCTCTCTCTCAACTCAACCCTTGTAGCAGTTAAGAGTTGTAACAGTTAAGAATCAAgaaaacttactttttttttttttttccttccttttcagtaAGCAATTTATACTGCAAAATATCCTGCCTCCTAAAAGGCTCCACAGGGGTAATAATCTAGACCAGAGCTTGTTATGTCTTCATCATCATCAATATCCAGGAGTTTCAAATTCCACCTGAAAATTGCCAGTCATAGCAGCCTGGAAATGCAGAGTATTTTACTCCCTTAAAGATGCCTTAAGATGAGCACCAATAGAAAAAGTGTTCAACACTGATCTCTTTCTGCAAGTCTTGGCTCCGTTTTGTCTAAAGAGTGTTTCTTGTCAAAGTGTCCTGCTGCaccagttttatttctgtgtcttaGAATTAAATTTTACACTTCACTGCTCTGAGTAACACCTGCTTCTCCTAAAACAAATACCATCTTGCTGACTCACCTATTGTCTTTTGACAGCAAGCTGTAAACCCAGCCCTAGTTTGTACAAGCCTGGGCAGATTGCTAACTagctccctcctgctcccaccagcagcagaacatctgTTTTGAGAATGAGCTTTCTCATGACATGTCTTATCAGGGATGAAAACGGATTTTGTAGATAACCAGCCAATGGCAGAACAAAGTCAGAATACCTTTGGCAGTGGCTTTGCAGGCTGGCAGTGAAGTCCTCCAACGAACTCAAAGTTGGGCAGGAAAGGGCGAGGAAATTCAAAATCCCAGTATGTTCTGATTAGCCATATCTCTGCTTTCCCCATTGTGTCACACAGGGTTGTGGGCCTTCCTGTGGGCAAGGTACAAAGCGTTTACAGCAATCGTGAGTATAATCTTGTTTGCAGTAGATTGCAAAATACTAGCCCCACCTTTGCATTTTGGTACTCCCAGTCAGTGTACTCTGACAAAgtgagcaggaagagaaaaccTGGGCAAATCTAGACCTATTCCTTGTCCCGTCCCTCTTCAGTCTTCTGAAGTTGCcgcaaacaaagcaaaagtatctttaaaaccattctgaaCCTTCAGGATAAAAGTATATGAACAAGTTGGGAAGCATttaatttctgtgcattttctgtaCTGCTGGAAAGTGTAATTACCTATgcttgtaataaaaaaaaatttggaggaagaaaatggTCACAGAAAACTTACAGCCACATGACATTAAATCACAAAGTGATTTCAGTGATGATCAGAAGtcagggaagaagaaagttttTAACCAagttcttttgtgtttttcaaatGATGTCTCAGTCTGTGGCTGCTCAGactacagtgaaaaaaacaggTACAGTTAGCCCGAGTTCTGCTGGGGACTGGgaaaactgctgaaatgtatAAAGAAAAATTGGCCCAAAATGTAGGCAAAATGTCTTTAGAAATtcatctgcagggaaaaaaaaaagaggggggggggaagctcTTTTATAGCTTCCCATTTGGAAAATACATATTCTTAGGCACATCTTGCAAGTTCTCTGTGGTATTTTCCCTACAGAGTGGAAAAGGGTTAAAAGTGTTAAATGATCTTCCAAGGCCAATCTAATGCAAATAGTATCCaagcaaaataaacagtagGAGGAAAGTTGCCCATAGAGCAACTTAAACTACTTGatcagcattaaaaagaaataaaatggtggtggtggttttttttttctatgttactattattttttttccaaagtaaagGGCAGTGACCCAGCTATAAAATGACAGGGATGAAAATGACACCTGCATTACTACTGGAGTGATATAAAAGTGTCGCTAAGTTGTATTGTGCAACTGTGAAGTCTTAATGGTAGAAAAGTTCAGCTCATGGAAAAAGGGCTAGTCTGAAAAGTAGAGGTGTTCgctgaaaacagagaaagagattGGAGGGCAATAGACTAGATGCCCTTGTGCCTGCTGTTCATTTGTTATCTGTTTGAACGTGGATATTCTAGACAAGGTTCAATGTCCATTTAACTGAAAGGTCTCTTTTATAGACTTTGAGTCACGCCATGTGCTGTAATAGGCTAGAACAGAAGTTTTGAGTATATAGATTAAGGAAACTGTATTTCAAACTCTGTATGATGACAGAAAGGTCTTCTTGGAGAAGACGAACCCACATTTAGCATCCATCCCAATCAGGGCTGCCAGATAGCACCTCCAGATGATGCATGCAACATGAATGCATGCAACTTTGCCCTTTTCATCCAATGACAGCCAGTGTTCCTAGTTAGAACAAGACTGGCTCAATTTCAATCTTGGTTCCATGTTACTAATGGAGCCATTTCCAGAAGCTGGCACTTAGTGAAACAATGATTTTACCCTCCAGTCTTTATCCACTACCACCTTAGCTGTAGAAGTGCCTGTCCTcaaaattaagaaacaacagttatCCTCTGAATTCCTCTATAGGAACTACAACAGGCATGCAGCTCACAAGAAGAACTGACCAGCAGTACCTTTATTGACAAAAATTGCAACTAAATGCTCTAAACATCCTTAAATGGAAATGTAACAGGACTGCACTGGTATCTGTTAAGCTATACAAGCCTTAAAAGATAAAGCACAACCTCTGTCAGACTAACACAATTA
The Lagopus muta isolate bLagMut1 chromosome 4, bLagMut1 primary, whole genome shotgun sequence genome window above contains:
- the LOC125692339 gene encoding UDP-glucuronosyltransferase 2A2-like isoform X2; protein product: MSGKKAAVLWLLAVLGSVSGGKVLVWPVDNSHWLNVEFILRELVVRGHEVTVLLPSCFLILNGTEPSPFHFEMVEVPISKSEMAATMEEGFYFWFYEERRLPFWQSAYRMIDVLRKLENVTRIICDGVVKNKVLMEKLRASAFDVLLADPLMPSGELFAEKLGIPLIYTIRFSMGNTLERLCGQLPSPPSYVPASLSSLTDRMTYTQRIKNTFSYALQDLAYHYILWRHWNQYYSDILGRPTTLCDTMGKAEIWLIRTYWDFEFPRPFLPNFEFVGGLHCQPAKPLPKEIEEFVQSSGEHGVVIFSLGSMVYNLTKEKSDVIAKALSQLPQKVLWRYKGKKPDALGSNTKIYDWIPQNDLLGHPLTKAFITHGGTNGIYEAIYHGIPMVGIPMFADQHDNIAHMRAKGAAVELDFGTLTTQDLVDAVNTVINNSTYKESILKLSKIHHDQPIKPLERAVFWIEFVMRHKGAKHLRPAAHHLTWYQYHCLDVLAFLFTCAAIAGFILVKCCMFCCRKCSRVTKKKKE
- the LOC125692339 gene encoding UDP-glucuronosyltransferase 2C1-like isoform X1, producing MMRQKFSWLLWTFACCWSVGFCGKVVVWPTDASHWINMKVLLEELILRGHEVTVLVPSVNLLIDYQDTSSPFTFEVLKVNITQETLDTLLENFLNLWINDLPNLFPWTTMWKMKEAIYSFSNLSKHSCDALVSNPELIARLHQAKFDILIADPLVVCGELAAELLAIPFVYSFRFSEGNVVERLCGGLPSPPSYVPASTTGLTDQMSFVERLQNFFFYFAMDLFFLKFWQDEWDGYYSNVLGRPTTLCDTMGKAEIWLIRTYWDFEFPRPFLPNFEFVGGLHCQPAKPLPKEIEEFVQSSGEHGVVIFSLGSMVYNLTKEKSDVIAKALSQLPQKVLWRYKGKKPDALGSNTKIYDWIPQNDLLGHPLTKAFITHGGTNGIYEAIYHGIPMVGIPMFADQHDNIAHMRAKGAAVELDFGTLTTQDLVDAVNTVINNSTYKESILKLSKIHHDQPIKPLERAVFWIEFVMRHKGAKHLRPAAHHLTWYQYHCLDVLAFLFTCAAIAGFILVKCCMFCCRKCSRVTKKKKE